One Ostrinia nubilalis chromosome 6, ilOstNubi1.1, whole genome shotgun sequence genomic region harbors:
- the LOC135072874 gene encoding uncharacterized protein LOC135072874: MKWLRTLDGTAVNGVELRVVEAKNLPKPVKMAWKSRNVTRQDTGRVMRLLQRLHPSLKTSNWSIVGSTVEGMAVRRIVLMDEASAAYIKARQYILNTGIDRSIFKLLEYDVRRGDEPVSASVTAEQRGDAVAVPEDCPRTEEQALEPIAGPSAGEGLSGGTGGGEEELVVDEPAAAPSPASIGSLEAIADLDLGRSSPLEYDISADEETELGDRI, encoded by the coding sequence ATGAAGTGGCTTCGCACACTTGATGGTACTGCCGTCAATGGTGTGGAGCTTAGGGTGGTGGAGGCTAAGAACCTCCCAAAGCCGGTAAAGATGGCCTGGAAATCCAGGAACGTCACGAGGCAGGACACAGGGCGGGTCATGAGGTTGCTGCAGAGGTTACATCCGAGCCTGAAGACCTCGAACTGGAGCATTGTTGGCTCCACTGTAGAGGGGATGGCGGTCAGGAGAATCGTCCTGATGGACGAGGCCTCTGCGGCGTACATTAAAGCCCGTCAGTACATCCTGAACACTGGGATTGACCGGAGCATCTTCAAGCTCCTCGAGTACGATGTGAGGCGTGGGGATGAACCGGTCAGTGCCAGTGTGACGGCTGAACAGCGGGGGGATGCGGTGGCGGTGCCGGAAGACTGCCCGCGGACAGAGGAGCAGGCCTTGGAACCGATAGCGGGACCTAGTGCGGGTGAAGGGCTATCCGGAGGGACTGGGGGTGGGGAGGAGGAGCTGGTGGTAGATGAACCTGCTGCCGCTCCGTCTCCCGCATCCATAGGCTCGCTGGAAGCCATAGCTGACCTGGACCTGGGACGGTCCTCGCCGCTGGAGTATGATATCTCCGCGGATGAGGAGACCGAGCTCGGGGACAGAATTTGA